The genome window GTTCCTGGATCTCACTTACCGTTAGGGCCATTATATCCGGGCTTTACATTTTTTCAAGAAATCATCTCATTAATGATTTTAATTGCAGTTGTGTGGGCTTTTTACAGACGTTATGTTGAGAAATTAGTCCGTTTAAAAAGAGGTTTTAAATCAGGATTAGTTCTACTATTCATTGGTGGGTTAATGCTTTCTGTATTATTCGGAAACGGAATGGGAATCATTTGGCACGGTCATGAATTAACATGGACGGAACCTATTGCATCAAGCTTTGCCTTTTTATTAAGTGGAATAGGTGAAACAGCATCGATTGTGTTGTTTTACGTAGCTTGGTGGATTCATTTATTATTCCTTTTAACATTCTTAGTTTATGTACCGCAATCAAAGCATGCTCATTTAATTGCTGGTCCTGCGAATGTATTCTTTAACCGCCTTTCAAGACCAGGTAAGTTAGAGAAAATAGATTTTGAAGACGAAACGCAAGAATCATTCGGAGTCGGTAAAATTGAAGACTTTACTCAGTCTCAATTAATCGATTTATATGCTTGTGTGGAGTGTGGACGCTGTACAAATATGTGTCCAGCAACAGGTACGGGGAAAATGCTTTCTCCAATGGATTTAATATTAAAGCTTCGTGATCATTTAACGAATACAGGAGCTGCGGTTACATCACGTACTCCTTGGGTACCAGCTGTAGCTTTTTCTAACACACAAGGAAATCAGCTTGCTATGATGGCCTCTGGTAAAGGTGTAGAGGAATCAGCAAGTGCACTTGACATGTATAGCCCAAGCTTAATTGGTGAAGTCATTACAGAAGAAGAAATTTGGGCTTGTACAACATGCCGTAACTGTGAAGATCAATGTCCGGTTATGAATGAGCATGTAGATAAGATTATTGATCTTCGTCGTTATCTTGTATTAACAGAAGGTAAGATGGATGCAGATGCACAACGTGCTATGACAAACATTGAGCGTCAAGGAAATCCTTGGGGATTAAATCGTAAAGAGCGTGAAGACTGGAGAACAGCTCGCGAGGACGTAGTTGTTCCTACAGTGAAAGAACTAAGCAAGCAAGGTGAAGAGTTTGAATACCTGTTCTGGGTAGGTTCTATGGGCTCTTACGATAACCGCAGTCAAAAAATTGCCCTTTCGTTTGCAAAGCTTTTAAACGAAGCTGGTGTGAAGTTCGCGATTTTAGGGAACAAGGAAAAGAACTCAGGAGATACTCCGCGTCGTCTAGGTAATGAGTTCTTATTCCAAGAGCTTGCGACAAAGAATATTGAAGAATTTGAAAAGAATGAAGTGAAGAAGATCGTAACAATCGATCCACATGCTTACAATATCTTTAAAAATGAATATCCTGATTTCGGATTAGAAGCTGAAGTGTACCACCATACAGAACTTCTTGCGCAATTAGTGGCTGAAGGACGCTTAAAGCCTAAGTTTGAAGTGAATGAGAAAGTTACATTCCATGATTCTTGTTACTTAGGACGCTACAATGAAGTGTACGATCCACCACGTGAGATTTTAAAGGCAATACCAGGTGTGAAGTTAATTGAGATGGAAAGAAACCGTGAAACAGGCATGTGCTGTGGAGCTGGTGGGGGTCTAATGTGGATGGAAGAGCATTCAGGTACTCGTATTAACGTAGCACGTACAGAGCAAGCACTTGCTGTAAATCCATCTGTCATAAGTAGTGGATGTCCATATTGCTTAACAATGATTAGTGATGGAACAAAGGCAAAAGAAGTTGAAGAAACCGTTCAAACATTAGATGTAGTTGAGATTTTAGAAAAGGCTGTTTGCGGAGAAACAAAGGAATTAGCTTCTTAAAAGCAGGGATAAATCTAGTAAACTACGAATATAGTATAGGTGAAGGTGTACGATTTGTAATGTCGTACACCCCCTTTTGTAAAAGTGACTGAGCGAGCGTTCAATCGGCATGTACTTATTAGAATTTGCCGAAGAATTATATATTTTTTTAGGCTTCTTTCTAAACTTTGTTGCTTTTAGTATTTATTCTTGGGTGACTTTTGGGATTTTTACGAGAAAGCAACAATTTATACAATAACAGGCTTTTTTTTATGAACTATTGAAAGCGTTTACTACATTAGTGAGGTGGGATTGGTATGGCAAGAACAGTTATTTTGAGTGGAGTTCGTACACCATTTGGTAAATTCGGTGGAGGTTTAAGCACATTTACAGCTTCAGAATTAGGTGGAATTGCTGTGAAGGAGGCTTTAAATCGAGCTAATGTTGCAGCAGAAGAGGTGCAGGAAGTCATTTTAGGGACAGTACTTCAAGGTGGTCAAGGACAAATACCATCTAGACAAGCTGCGCGTCATGCCGGTATTCCATGGGAAGTGAAGACAGAGACCATTAATAAGGTCTGTGCTTCTGGACTACGAAGTGTGACACTTGCTGATCAAATCATACGTGCAGGTGACGAGGAAGTCATTGTTGCTGGTGGAATGGAATCGATGAGTAATGCACCTTATGTTTTACCGAAGGCAAGATGGGGATTACGTATGGGGGATGCACCTCTGACTGACCTAATGGTGCACGATGGACTTACATGTTCATTTGATGGCGTTCATATGGGCACATACGGGAATGGAGTGGCAAGTGAACTTGGACTTACTAGAGAAGAACAGGATGCCTGGTCCTTCAGGAGTCATGAACTCGCAATCAAAGCAATAGAAAATGGAAAGTTAGCTGAAGAAATTGTACCTGTTGAAGTTCCAAGACGGAAGGGTGACCCTATCGTGGTGAAGGATGATGAATCACCACGTAAGGAAACGTCGTTAGAAGCGTTAGGGAACTTAAAGCCAGTATTCGGGAAAGACGGTACGATCACAGCAGGGAATGCACCAGGAATTAATGACGGAGCAGCTGCACTTGTGTTAATGAGTGAGGAACGAGCAATTAGAGAAGGGCGAGCGCCATTAGCTACAATCATTGGTCATGCAGCCATTGCTACAGAAGCAAAGGACTTCCCTAAAACACCGGGAATCGTGATTAATGAACTACTTAAGAAAACAGGGAAATCCATTGAAGAAATTGACCTTTTTGAAGTAAACGAAGCATTCGCAGCTGTGGCACTGGCAAGCGGTAAAATTGCAGGTCTTAATCCAGATAAAGTGAACGTGAACGGTGGAGCAGTAGCACTTGGCCACCCAATCGGTGCAAGTGGAGCTCGTATCATCATTACACTTGCCTATGAACTAAAGCGACGCGGTGGCGGAATCGGAATTGCCTCCATCTGCTCTGGTGGCGGCCAA of Bacillus sp. BGMRC 2118 contains these proteins:
- a CDS encoding acetyl-CoA C-acetyltransferase gives rise to the protein MARTVILSGVRTPFGKFGGGLSTFTASELGGIAVKEALNRANVAAEEVQEVILGTVLQGGQGQIPSRQAARHAGIPWEVKTETINKVCASGLRSVTLADQIIRAGDEEVIVAGGMESMSNAPYVLPKARWGLRMGDAPLTDLMVHDGLTCSFDGVHMGTYGNGVASELGLTREEQDAWSFRSHELAIKAIENGKLAEEIVPVEVPRRKGDPIVVKDDESPRKETSLEALGNLKPVFGKDGTITAGNAPGINDGAAALVLMSEERAIREGRAPLATIIGHAAIATEAKDFPKTPGIVINELLKKTGKSIEEIDLFEVNEAFAAVALASGKIAGLNPDKVNVNGGAVALGHPIGASGARIIITLAYELKRRGGGIGIASICSGGGQGDAIMIEVKG
- a CDS encoding (Fe-S)-binding protein, with the translated sequence MNPLLWINFIAFLLVTAYAVHLFVYLIQTRLAYIKMGKKIEFDGKLKERMEKIWVNVFGQKKLLKDKKSGIIHVMFFYGFILVQFGAIDFIWKGLVPGSHLPLGPLYPGFTFFQEIISLMILIAVVWAFYRRYVEKLVRLKRGFKSGLVLLFIGGLMLSVLFGNGMGIIWHGHELTWTEPIASSFAFLLSGIGETASIVLFYVAWWIHLLFLLTFLVYVPQSKHAHLIAGPANVFFNRLSRPGKLEKIDFEDETQESFGVGKIEDFTQSQLIDLYACVECGRCTNMCPATGTGKMLSPMDLILKLRDHLTNTGAAVTSRTPWVPAVAFSNTQGNQLAMMASGKGVEESASALDMYSPSLIGEVITEEEIWACTTCRNCEDQCPVMNEHVDKIIDLRRYLVLTEGKMDADAQRAMTNIERQGNPWGLNRKEREDWRTAREDVVVPTVKELSKQGEEFEYLFWVGSMGSYDNRSQKIALSFAKLLNEAGVKFAILGNKEKNSGDTPRRLGNEFLFQELATKNIEEFEKNEVKKIVTIDPHAYNIFKNEYPDFGLEAEVYHHTELLAQLVAEGRLKPKFEVNEKVTFHDSCYLGRYNEVYDPPREILKAIPGVKLIEMERNRETGMCCGAGGGLMWMEEHSGTRINVARTEQALAVNPSVISSGCPYCLTMISDGTKAKEVEETVQTLDVVEILEKAVCGETKELAS